The genomic window AATTCATTGCCGAAGCCGGATTGGTAGCCGTTCGATTGCATAGGCCTTATCGCTCTTCGCTTGTAAGCCCCTCTCCCCTCGGGAGAGGGGTTGGGGTCAGGGTACGATCTTCGAAGGAACTAAAAATCACTTCGAGCACCGCATCCATCTGCTGTAGCACATCATTGTCCCAGAAGCGCAACACCTTCAGTCCTTGAGCTTCAAGATACAACGTGCGCGTTTTATCTGTTTGTGGATCATGTTGGGATCCATCCAATTCAATGACCAACCGGTTGGTGTCGCAATAAAAATCGGCCACATAAGGCGGAATCGGATGTTGTCTTCGGAATTTGTGCCCGTTCAAGCGACCACCGCGCAAGCGGTACCACAGTTCCCTTTCTGCCTCTGTACTCGTT from Dyella caseinilytica includes these protein-coding regions:
- a CDS encoding endonuclease domain-containing protein, whose protein sequence is MPTRTREQARHLRQTSTEAERELWYRLRGGRLNGHKFRRQHPIPPYVADFYCDTNRLVIELDGSQHDPQTDKTRTLYLEAQGLKVLRFWDNDVLQQMDAVLEVIFSSFEDRTLTPTPLPRGEGLTSEER